A section of the Streptomyces sp. CG1 genome encodes:
- a CDS encoding DUF3073 domain-containing protein encodes MGRGRAKAKQTKVARQLKYNSGGTDLSRLASELGASTSSQPPNGEPFEDDENDEDDLYSRYADLYEDDDEEEDDKDPHQQHRRGA; translated from the coding sequence ATGGGGCGCGGCCGGGCCAAGGCCAAGCAGACAAAGGTCGCCCGCCAGCTGAAGTACAACAGCGGTGGGACTGACCTGTCACGTCTGGCCAGTGAACTGGGCGCATCGACTTCGAGCCAGCCGCCGAACGGCGAGCCGTTCGAGGACGATGAGAACGACGAGGACGATCTCTACTCTCGTTACGCCGACCTCTACGAGGACGACGACGAGGAAGAGGACGACAAGGATCCTCACCAACAGCACCGTCGCGGCGCTTGA